The following are from one region of the Armatimonadota bacterium genome:
- the uvrB gene encoding excinuclease ABC subunit UvrB: MDRFRLNPDYSPKGDQQQAIDLLAEGLTKGHRFQTLKGATGTGKTFTMAAIAAALQRPALVIAHNKTLAAQLCQEFRAFFPDNSVQYFISYYDYYQPEAYVPQTDTYIEKDSSINDEIDRLRHAATQAVLERRDALVVASVSCIFGLGSPDEYMQGVLTFEVGAAMDMRDCMRKLVGMTYKRNDMVLGRGTFRARGDVLEVQPADEEIITRVEFFGDEIERIRLYDPLTGETLDQPNRITIFPATHYVTPWDRLQEILIKIDEEAQRQQEYFLSQGKHIEAQRIRQRTDMDLEMMRELGYCSGIENYSRYLDGRSEGEPPYTLMDYFPKDVIIFVDESHQTIPQLRAMYNGDRQRKSTLVEYGFRLPSALDNRPLRFEEFLDRVGQVIFVSATPGPFERDNSAVIAEQVIRPTGLLDPNVEVRPTKGQIDDLIAEIQQTVDRGDRALVTTLTKKMAEDLTDYLREAGMKVQYLHSTVHTLERMEILRDLRLGNCDIVVGVNLLREGLDLPEVSLVAILDADKEGFLRSETSLIQTIGRAARNKLGRVVLYADKITGSMERAIDETNRRRAIQEAHNLKHGIEPETIKKEVRDSVRSLKVAEESAAYDKGIDPDRIAFEDLPMVIARLEREMKEASKALEFEEAAAIRDEIFKLRAILEQTKRL; this comes from the coding sequence ATGGATCGTTTTCGACTGAACCCTGACTATTCGCCCAAGGGCGACCAGCAACAAGCCATCGACCTGCTGGCCGAAGGCCTGACCAAAGGCCACCGCTTCCAAACCCTTAAAGGCGCGACCGGCACGGGCAAAACCTTCACCATGGCTGCCATCGCTGCCGCTTTGCAACGTCCGGCGCTGGTCATCGCGCACAACAAAACGCTGGCCGCCCAGCTTTGCCAAGAGTTCCGGGCGTTCTTTCCAGACAACTCTGTCCAATATTTTATCAGCTACTACGACTACTACCAGCCAGAAGCCTATGTGCCGCAGACCGATACCTATATCGAGAAAGATTCGTCGATCAACGACGAGATCGACCGCCTGCGCCATGCCGCCACCCAAGCCGTGCTAGAGCGGCGAGACGCACTGGTCGTCGCCAGCGTTTCGTGCATCTTTGGCCTTGGTTCGCCAGACGAATATATGCAGGGCGTGCTCACCTTCGAAGTCGGCGCGGCGATGGACATGCGCGACTGCATGAGAAAACTGGTCGGCATGACCTACAAGCGCAACGACATGGTGCTGGGACGCGGCACGTTTCGGGCGCGGGGCGACGTCTTAGAGGTTCAGCCCGCCGATGAGGAGATCATAACGAGGGTCGAGTTCTTTGGCGACGAGATCGAGCGCATTCGCCTGTACGATCCGTTGACCGGCGAAACGCTCGACCAGCCGAATCGCATCACCATCTTCCCCGCCACGCACTATGTAACGCCGTGGGACCGCCTGCAAGAAATCTTGATCAAGATCGACGAAGAAGCGCAGCGTCAGCAGGAATACTTCCTCTCTCAAGGCAAGCATATCGAAGCCCAGCGCATACGTCAGCGCACCGATATGGACTTGGAGATGATGCGCGAACTGGGCTACTGCTCCGGCATCGAGAACTACTCGCGCTACCTGGACGGGCGGAGCGAAGGCGAGCCGCCCTACACACTGATGGACTACTTCCCCAAGGACGTGATTATCTTCGTCGACGAATCGCACCAGACGATCCCGCAGCTCCGCGCCATGTACAACGGCGACCGACAGCGCAAGTCAACCCTGGTCGAGTACGGCTTCCGATTGCCCTCCGCGCTCGACAACCGACCGTTGAGGTTCGAAGAGTTTCTGGATCGCGTTGGGCAGGTGATTTTTGTCTCGGCGACCCCAGGCCCGTTCGAACGAGACAACAGCGCGGTCATCGCCGAACAGGTGATCCGCCCGACCGGCCTGCTCGATCCCAATGTCGAAGTCCGTCCCACCAAAGGCCAAATCGACGACCTGATAGCCGAGATTCAGCAGACCGTCGATCGCGGCGACCGAGCCTTGGTTACGACCCTCACCAAGAAAATGGCCGAAGATTTGACCGACTATCTGCGAGAAGCCGGCATGAAGGTGCAATACCTCCACTCGACCGTGCACACGCTGGAGCGCATGGAAATCCTGCGCGACCTAAGACTGGGCAACTGCGACATTGTGGTCGGAGTCAATCTGCTGCGAGAGGGCTTAGACTTGCCGGAGGTCTCCTTGGTCGCAATTCTCGACGCAGACAAGGAGGGCTTTCTGCGGTCGGAGACCTCGCTCATCCAAACGATCGGCCGCGCCGCACGAAACAAGCTGGGCCGCGTTGTGCTCTATGCCGACAAGATAACCGGCTCGATGGAGCGCGCCATCGATGAAACCAACCGCCGACGAGCCATCCAAGAAGCGCACAACCTCAAGCACGGAATCGAACCCGAAACGATCAAGAAAGAGGTGCGCGACAGCGTGCGCTCGCTAAAAGTCGCCGAAGAGAGCGCGGCCTACGACAAGGGCATCGACCCCGATCGCATCGCGTTCGAAGACCTGCCCATGGTGATCGCGCGATTAGAGCGCGAGATGAAAGAGGCCTCCAAGGCCCTGGAGTTTGAGGAAGCCGCCGCCATCCGAGACGAAATCTTCAAACTCCGCGCGATCCTCGAACAGACCAAGCGGCTGTAG
- a CDS encoding YjbQ family protein, giving the protein MVHTSRVDLQTKGNDDIIDITPQIQQSVLESGLINGVVVAFVIGSTAALTTIEYEPGLVADLPNALERIAPRNAEYAHEARWSDDNGHSHVRAALIGPTITVPFVDGNLALGAWQQIVLIDFDTRPRKREVVVQILGD; this is encoded by the coding sequence ATGGTTCACACTAGCCGAGTCGATCTGCAGACCAAAGGCAACGACGACATCATCGACATCACGCCCCAAATCCAGCAGTCGGTGCTGGAATCGGGGCTGATCAACGGCGTCGTCGTGGCCTTTGTCATCGGCTCGACCGCCGCGCTGACGACCATAGAATACGAGCCCGGACTGGTAGCCGACCTGCCGAATGCCTTGGAGCGCATTGCGCCTCGCAACGCCGAGTATGCCCACGAGGCTCGATGGTCCGACGATAACGGCCACTCCCATGTGCGCGCGGCGTTGATCGGCCCAACCATCACCGTGCCTTTTGTAGACGGCAACCTGGCGCTGGGAGCCTGGCAACAGATCGTGCTGATCGATTTTGACACCCGGCCCCGAAAGCGAGAAGTCGTCGTCCAAATCCTAGGGGATTAA
- a CDS encoding sugar phosphate isomerase/epimerase produces the protein MSQIPVGLQLYSVREDCAKDLPGVLEAVSDMGYDGVEFAGYHGFDAPTLRRMLDDNGLSCCGTHIGLDSLTADRFAETTDFHKTIGCQFLIVPWIDQNDRQSAADWLRLADRFNEASDRATAAGFRVGYHNHNFEFVPIDGHVPWDIFFSNTKPEVIMQFDTANALSAGARATDYLRRYPGRAITVHLKEHSATNDKALLGEGDVPWAEVLELCQTVGGTQWYVVEQESYALPPMECVRVCLKNLREMLEG, from the coding sequence ATGTCCCAGATTCCTGTCGGGCTTCAACTCTATTCCGTGCGCGAGGATTGCGCCAAAGACCTGCCGGGCGTGCTCGAAGCCGTCTCCGACATGGGCTACGATGGCGTCGAGTTTGCCGGTTATCACGGTTTCGACGCGCCGACGCTGCGCCGGATGCTGGACGATAACGGCCTGTCGTGCTGCGGCACTCACATTGGGCTCGATTCGCTCACAGCGGATCGATTTGCCGAAACGACCGACTTTCACAAAACCATCGGTTGCCAGTTCCTGATCGTGCCCTGGATCGACCAAAACGATCGCCAATCGGCCGCCGATTGGCTGCGCTTGGCCGATCGCTTTAACGAGGCCTCCGACCGAGCGACCGCCGCGGGCTTCCGAGTCGGGTACCACAATCACAACTTCGAGTTTGTCCCGATCGACGGCCATGTGCCTTGGGATATTTTCTTCTCCAACACCAAGCCCGAGGTGATCATGCAGTTCGACACGGCCAACGCGCTCTCGGCAGGCGCCCGCGCAACCGACTATCTGCGCCGATACCCCGGACGCGCCATAACGGTTCATCTTAAAGAGCATTCCGCCACCAACGACAAAGCGCTCTTGGGCGAAGGCGACGTGCCTTGGGCCGAAGTGCTGGAACTCTGCCAGACGGTGGGCGGTACTCAGTGGTATGTGGTCGAACAGGAATCGTACGCCCTGCCGCCCATGGAGTGCGTTCGCGTTTGCCTCAAAAATCTTCGAGAGATGCTCGAAGGGTAA